The Coffea arabica cultivar ET-39 chromosome 1e, Coffea Arabica ET-39 HiFi, whole genome shotgun sequence genome has a window encoding:
- the LOC113700503 gene encoding nuatigenin 3-beta-glucosyltransferase-like: MEFVDNDKLHVLFLPYLSPSHMIPLVNAARLFAAQGVKVTILSTKYNTVLFQSSIDHAIELGHDITIHNLKFPSAEVGLPEGIEYFTAATTKEMLPKVHMAVLLLQKPMEELVQHLNPHCIISDKHFFWTCDLAQKLSIPRILFYPESFISHCLRHNLRLYEPHKSVSSDSESFLIPGLPNRIEMKKSQLEDHMKETTPYFEMIVKPIKESELRSFGLLFDTFYELDSQYADYFEKVRGIKFWTIGPLFYFSNKEKTDTTADGKESCLNWLDTQGANQVLYVSFGSVVRFSTAQLKEIALALEASNQPFIWVVRKRENDQDNQQESWLPDGFEERITEGNKGLIIRGWAPQLKILNHPAVGGFMTHCGWNSTMEAMTAGVPLITWPVFSEQFYNEKLVQVLKVGVSVGADHWNLSPINEGPVVESKQIEEAISLLMSNSEESQEIRKRAKKMAALAKGAVEESGSSYQNLLDLIGALKECAFGVNS, translated from the coding sequence ATGGAATTTGTGGACAATGATAAACTTCATGTCCTATTTCTTCCATACTTGAGCCCAAGCCACATGATCCCTCTTGTTAATGCTGCCAGGCTATTTGCTGCTCAGGGCGTTAAGGTAACTATTCTCTCCACCAAATACAACACTGTCCTGTTTCAATCCTCCATTGATCATGCCATCGAATTAGGCCACGACATTACAATTCACAACTTGAAATTCCCATCAGCTGAAGTGGGACTACCAGAAGGAATCGAGTATTTCACCGCGGCAACTACAAAAGAAATGCTTCCCAAGGTACACATGGCTGTGTTGCTGCTCCAGAAACCAATGGAAGAACTTGTTCAGCATCTTAATCCTCACTGTATTATCTCGGACAAGCACTTTTTTTGGACATGTGATTTAGCGCAGAAGCTGAGCATACCAAGAATCTTGTTCTATCCAGAAAGCTTCATTTCTCATTGTTTGCGCCATAACCTTCGGCTATATGAGCCTCATAAGTCAGTCAGCTCAGATTCTGAGAGTTTCTTGATCCCTGGTTTACCAAACAGGATTGAAATGAAGAAGTCCCAATTGGAGGATCACATGAAGGAAACAACACCGTACTTTGAAATGATAGTAAAGCCAATCAAAGAATCAGAGCTTAGGAGCTTCGGCTTGCTTTTTGACACTTTTTATGAGTTGGATTCTCAATATGCTGATTACTTTGAAAAGGTAAGAGGGATAAAGTTTTGGACCATTGGACCTCTTTTCTACTTCTCCAACAAGGAGAAAACTGACACTACTGCCGATGGGAAGGAGAGTTGCTTAAACTGGCTTGATACTCAGGGGGCCAACCAAGTCCTCTACGTTTCTTTTGGAAGCGTTGTAAGATTCTCAACCGCCCAACTCAAGGAAATTGCATTAGCTCTTGAGGCTTCGAACCAACCGTTCATTTGGGTTGTCAGGAAGAGAGAAAATGACCAAGATAATCAACAAGAGAGCTGGCTGCCAGATGGTTTTGAAGAAAGAATAACTGAAGGAAACAAAGGTCTGATCATTAGAGGTTGGGCTCCACAGCTAAAGATCTTGAACCATCCAGCAGTTGGAGGGTTTATGACTCACTGTGGTTGGAATTCAACGATGGAAGCTATGACTGCTGGGGTGCCATTGATTACTTGGCCAGTGTTTTCTGAGCAGTTTTACAATGAGAAACTTGTTCAGGTTTTGAAAGTTGGAGTCAGTGTTGGGGCAGATCATTGGAACTTATCTCCAATTAACGAGGGTCCTGTAGTGGAAAGCAAACAGATAGAGGAAGCAATAAGCCTATTGATGAGCAACTCTGAAGAAAGCCAGGAAATCAGAAAGAGGGCAAAGAAGATGGCAGCATTGGCAAAGGGGGCCGTGGAAGAAAGTGGATCATCCTATCAAAATCTGCTTGATTTAATTGGTGCATTAAAAGAATGTGCTTTTGGTGTCAACAGTTAG